A genomic region of Staphylococcus roterodami contains the following coding sequences:
- the acpS gene encoding holo-ACP synthase has translation MIHGIGIDLIEIERIKVLYDKQPKLVDRILTENEQRKFNGFTHEQRKIEFLAGRFATKEAFSKALGTGLGKHIAFNDIDCYNDELGKPNIDYEGFIVHVSISHTEYYAVSQVILEKDES, from the coding sequence ATGATACATGGTATTGGTATAGATTTAATCGAAATCGAACGAATCAAAGTGTTATACGATAAGCAACCAAAACTTGTTGACCGTATTTTAACTGAAAATGAACAGCGTAAATTCAATGGTTTTACACATGAACAACGAAAAATTGAATTTTTAGCAGGAAGGTTTGCAACTAAAGAAGCATTTAGCAAAGCCTTAGGCACTGGATTAGGAAAACATATAGCCTTTAATGATATAGATTGTTATAACGATGAACTTGGAAAGCCAAACATTGACTATGAAGGTTTCATCGTTCACGTGAGTATTTCGCATACAGAATATTATGCTGTGAGTCAGGTTATTTTAGAAAAAGATGAATCTTAA
- a CDS encoding PH domain-containing protein — protein sequence MRHYNFMSPYAKKVMRLSAILVWVPITLVLLIAFNILNWLFWQIIDTYLSIASSIIIILLVAIFTIVIVPFYRYKHCRYAFEERHLRVRNGILFLDEKVIPYFRIQNIDIDIGPIMKHYRLATLTLYTAGGTAKISLIDRSEARKLKKWLNNEMHLEKTNEYNKNEE from the coding sequence ATGCGTCATTATAATTTTATGTCACCATATGCTAAAAAAGTGATGAGGTTAAGTGCTATACTGGTTTGGGTACCGATTACACTTGTACTTTTAATAGCATTTAATATTTTGAACTGGCTATTTTGGCAGATAATTGATACCTATTTATCCATTGCTAGTAGTATAATTATCATTTTACTAGTAGCTATTTTTACGATTGTCATCGTGCCATTCTATCGATATAAGCATTGTCGATACGCATTTGAAGAGCGCCATTTACGCGTTCGAAACGGCATCTTATTTTTGGATGAAAAGGTGATACCTTATTTTCGTATTCAAAATATAGATATAGATATTGGGCCAATAATGAAGCATTACCGTTTAGCTACTTTAACGCTTTATACAGCAGGTGGTACAGCAAAAATTTCATTAATTGATAGAAGTGAAGCACGTAAATTAAAAAAATGGTTAAATAATGAGATGCATTTAGAAAAAACAAATGAGTATAATAAAAATGAGGAATAA